The sequence below is a genomic window from Coffea arabica cultivar ET-39 chromosome 8e, Coffea Arabica ET-39 HiFi, whole genome shotgun sequence.
tGTGACCTATCAGAGTTAAGTTTCCTCTAGTAAGTTGTTTTCCCATTTCAATTTGCTCTCTGTCACCCATTGAGTTAATCATAACCCAAACTAATATGTAGCGAAGATTATTGATTACTACAACCAAACAtaaaagaaatttcatccagACTATGAGAAAAGGTACCATATCCAAAACCAAAATGGATCATAGGAGAACTTTGTGAAAATGAGGTATTTAGTCAATGTAAATCTGCAGCACAAACTTGACATGGATTATATAGCCCACAGTACACTGCTGCACAGTTCCAGCTACTATATCCAGTTTCTGTGTATGTGGACTATGGACTAGAGAATTCCACAAAAAATCTAACCTTTCCATCATAGATTTCATCTTTGTGATTAACATCAATGGCTCCAGATGCCATTACACGAACAGGATTAGCACCAGCAAATAGCCTCATCAGATCAAAAAAGTGGCAGCATTTCTCTACCAAAGTACCACCAGAATTACAGTTGAACCGGTTCCAGTTATTCACCTACAACAAGCATGTCTTAACAACTCAATGGATGCCAAACCAATACAAAATCGTTCCTTATCTACCTTAACAAGAAAGGGAAATCGATGCTCTCTGATAGCCACCATCTTGACTTGCCCTAGCGTTCCACATTTGACTATATCTATCAGTTTAGCAACAGGTGCCATGTACCTGTACTCAAGCCCAACGTGTACCAGCATATCTGGTCTTCTCTTGGCAGCTTCCACAACCTGATTCAGTGATATTAGAATCCTTTATATTAACACCAAACATCTATAAACATAGAATATGGGATTAAGCATGCAAAAGATAACTTATTCGTGGGAGATCCAAAGAAATAAATTACAGTCACCAGTTATTAAGAGCAAAAGCTTGTGAACGGGATACAATTCTGAAGCAATGCCCTGAGAGACTGGTAAAGTTGAGGATAATTATACCATGGAAACAGACTGAAGTTTCACTTATGCATCTCCAAGTCATACATAGAGATTCAGACAGATTGATAGGTGTTGTGTCAAAATGTTTCTTCGCTGACATAACTAACTCAAAATCGAAGTAGCTTCCCCTAGTTTTGTTTAGTGTGTGCTTTGCCAAATTACAAACTATGAAACGAAAAAATTAGCAGTAAAAGGGACTAGCAAACTTTGTCAAAGGAATGGAACCTTCCATCACACAATGGGATGAATGCAGAAAGGTATGTTCATAAATGAACGCATTCTCTGAAAACTCAAAAGCTTATCTTTTGCCCTTCCCTATAGAATCCTAACTAGTCAAACTAGTCAATTGAAGccaaaaaagaaggaaagataATAAAGTTACTCAGCATATGGGGTGCCTGACCCTTCTGCAATCTGCAACAGTTGTGCACAAAGGCTTCTCCACTAACACATGATGGGGTTTCGGATAATTAAGAATATCCATCAAAATCTCAAAGTGAGTCATATTTGGAGTAGAAACCACCACTACATCGCAGAGGCCGCTATCCAGCATCTGCTTATGCCCTGAAAAAAccttcaaaaaaaaagtggaaaatcATCAACGCAACAACCACTTCCTGCTTTCTTTACTCAAATTCTGAAAAAAGACTGTGAAAGTAACAAAACCCACAAATTTAAAACAGATAAATACTTCGTTTTTAAACATATGTCATTGaacaaacaatttttttttttttttttttttacctggaGTGGCCAATTAAAAGATTCTGCTACACTTAGAGCAAGTTGTTGAGAAGGGACATGTGGGTCAGCAATGCATACAACAGCAACCCCTTGGCTTCTGAGATGATACAAGTTGATTAGATGTTCTCTTCCCATCATTCCAACTCCAATAATCCCATACTTAACAATACTTTCTGTTCCAGCTGCCATTTTCTGTTgagatatttttctttcttttatctcTACTTCACTGGTTAAAGTTGCCTATTGGGCAATAGAAAGGAAAGGAGAAGATTGCTGATGGGTCTTTTATAGTCGGAGTTTGGAGGCAATCATAACACATGATTAATACAAggattcttcttccttttttttttttcatttgaaaggATCAATAAAGGTTGCCTCTATATTGACATAATGTAATCACAAGATAAGTGAATTTTAAGGTCGATTTTTGTAGCTAAAAAATTACAAGATTTCCCTGCTACAAAGAATCAAAAGGAAGTTAAAAAGAGTGTTTCTCTAGCATTATAGAAATGAAATACGCTGTGGTCATGTATGAAATGAACACTCTGCAAATATTTATAGGAATGTATCTTGCCTTCTTTTTGGAATGTATTGGTGTTTAATCAAGAAGGGCTAATTTGTTGATTTCTCACCATAGTTAATAATCTTTCCCTTGCTAGGAAAATCGATCAACGTCCTCCCTCAGCTTTTGCTAGTTTAAGTGAGAATAAGCCAACAGAAACACCACGCCTTATCTAATGATATGCCTAAAGGCGCTATCTTTCATCACTTTTCATTAGAGATAAAGATAAGGCGTAATTTTTATTTAGGCACAGAGGGGTGCAGACTGCAGCATTATTAACCATATAGACTAAGGCGGACGCCCGGTATCCATGTCGGACGTGGTCGTCCTCCGCGTGGTGAGAGGGGATTGGCTCGATGGTGACGTGGCGTTAGGGGATTGGCGACGATTTTGCCTTCGTTGCAAGTGAATTTTTGTTTGTGTGGTCGTTGCACCTCATCTTTCCTTTCGTCCCAGGCTTGCTTCTGTCTCTTTCCTTGCCACTGTTTAGCTCTACTGTGGTTTTCTGCAGGCGATTGGTTGAGGTTGTCAGCGACCTCTCTGCCCGCTCATCAGACTCTTCTCTACCGGCTCCAACCAAGTTCCCTTTTGCTCCACATgacctttttttctctttctttcattctttctttcgtGCATTGGTCTTCAGACTCTTCACTGGAAAGCTCCACCAACCCCAACCACTCCAGTCGTCCTCTCCCCtttgtttctccttttccttttttaatcaATCAATCATCTATGCCTTTTGCTAGAAGCGATGGACTTGAGATGACCACTCAGTCCTATCCATTCTTTAGCCTTTCTCTGTCATACATTACCCATTGTGCATTCCCGAAGTTGTGGTCAATATGAGATATGTGAAGAGATCCCCATCAAATTCAACTTTCCTattctcttctcttcttccaTCTCCCTTTTGTTACGGGAGAATAGATGGTGAAAAAATCAGTTGAGCAGAAAAAAATGTTttgattaaaataaaataaaggaaagaggaaaaagtgTTGATTCTTCTAATTCCTCCACTTTCTTATGCCCGAGTTCTTTTGTACATTTTTCTGCTTTCTGAAGAAACCGTGTTGtgggttttttttcttttttcccaatAGAGCGAGGGATCAATGATAAAGGAGCCATCTTTTTCAGGTTTGAGGTTATGTTTAAGAGTTTTTATcaatgattttttaaatcaataGCCTATTGTTGTTTTTTTGCTTGAACTATTTTTATTTATCGGTAGCCTTCTTGATTTTCAAGTTTAGAAGAGATTTTTGCAGTTTTTCGGGACAAAAAACAGCTTGGATGAGTTTTCAGGAAAATTGCCTCGGCGAGTTTCTTGCTACAGATTTATGTGTTTTGGACTATTATTATCTAAGCGCTTTTGCTtcattgtctttttttttatgcTGTTTTAGACATTTATTTTTTAGAAGTTTGGCTTATAGTTTAGAGTAATTTTTGTGTCTTGTAGTTTTGTTACATCTCTACTTGCTTCAGTTTTGTTCTTGACATGTGCAGGTGCTGGCTAATATGAGGAGAGAATGTGGGCTGAATAATGTGACATGCAAAGTATGGAATGGTTTTTTATTTGATAGTAGTAGATTTTAACTCGCTAGCTTATATGATGCATCTTCAGTTCTTCACTGATAAATGATGCATTGCATACTTAGTTTCTATATCAAGACCATAATCTGAAGCCACGTTTGACTAGAGCCCAATAAACTTATAATTGGTCATATTTATATGTATTGCAAGGTGCTGGGACTTACATGGGGTGTTTGGGATGAACAGATATTCACCGTGTGCCCAAATATTATCCTTGGAGCTGATGTCCTATATGAAACAAGTGGTAGGTTTGTCCCTGTTTTTCTCTTCCCAATATGGTGacttttttggttttgtttcacATATCACTTAACTGGAAAGATGTTTTTACCATGCATGCACTTTGAAGCatttgattatctttttgctaCTGTGGCATTTTTGCTCCAGAATTCTCCCTCTTCGGTTTTTATAACAACTTACCACAACAGAAGGTGGTTATGGATTTTCAATTCCTGATTTTTTCTTGGCTAAAGGACATTTGGTACCGCGCTTGGGTGTATCACAGGTTTatgttaattttttatttctctttttaCTGTAAACAGTGGCCATCACCTGATTGAGTTCTTGATGGTTAAATGGGGATTGAAGTGCATGAAGCTTCTAGATGGGTTTTCATTCATGCCAGCTGACAAGGCATCTGGATTAAGTGGGAATACACAGTTGGTAGACATAATTTTGGATAATAACAAACTAAGTTAGCATATGGTCGTGATGCTTATTGAGAAAAATGGTAAGatgcgatatattttttttctttgttctttctctttctctctctctctttttttttttgccttcttGAATGACTGTTAAAATACATGGGTTAGGGATGACATTAACATGTTACACTATCTGTTCCCcccttgtttttatttattgctTCACTTCTGGAATTAAACTAAGCTTGATGCTGAATTGAACTGTGGACCATAAGCAATTGTTTtggtttttgtaatttttttatgtCCTGTAACAAGACCACTGCAATCCTGTATTGCATATTCTTTCTGTTTGTTTCTACTTCTGCATTTCCTCATTCTTATGGTTTTTATTGCTAAAGCATTTCCTCAATTTCGAACAGTCTTTTAGAGAAATGGTTGCAATGTGCTTGGTGAAAGACTTAAAAAAGAGGCCAACTGCAGAGAAACTGTTGAAACATTCCTTTTTCAAGAATGCAAAGCCTCCAGGGCTTTCTGTGAAAAAACCCTCTACTGATATACCTCCGTTGTGGAATCGTGTCAAGGCAAATTTGAGTGTATGTCATTTTAATGGTACTATTATGGAACTGCTAaccatcattttattttctaatgGTTTACCCACTAAAAATTGCAGCTTAAGGATGCCGCAGAACTAGCTTTGAAGAAAATGCCTTCAGCTGAATAGGAAGCATTGTCACAGGTCTGGGGCATCAGAAGAATTTACTGGCTGTTTGATCTTTTTCATTCTGAGTTGTCAAAGCTCTTTTACTCTTTGAAAGGGATTTCTACATTTAAAACAGTGGTATTTTTTCAggcaaaaataacaaaagatgTAAATATTTAACTGCTGACCTCCTATTTTCTTAACATCTTTTTTctgtcttctttttttccttttaggtTTCTTATTAGTTTGCTTTCATGTGTTGTAGGTGCAAGTTTGGAGATTTTGTCTTGGATCACTAACTTTGCATCATTTTTTTTCGTTATTATTGTTTAGTTCTATGTTTAGCTTCTTTGTTACATGTGTTGTGCTGCTTTGGTTTATTGCTCTTCACATTATCCTCAGCATCCTCTTGCCTACTGCTACTGTTCCTTCAAAAAACAGGTATTCGTTCTTtacctccttttttttcttcttatttttcctCCAGTGACGTGTTATAGCTGTGATAG
It includes:
- the LOC113703600 gene encoding uncharacterized protein encodes the protein MAAGTESIVKYGIIGVGMMGREHLINLYHLRSQGVAVVCIADPHVPSQQLALSVAESFNWPLQVFSGHKQMLDSGLCDVVVVSTPNMTHFEILMDILNYPKPHHVLVEKPLCTTVADCRRVVEAAKRRPDMLVHVGLEYRYMAPVAKLIDIVKCGTLGQVKMVAIREHRFPFLVKVNNWNRFNCNSGGTLVEKCCHFFDLMRLFAGANPVRVMASGAIDVNHKDEIYDGKVPDIIDNAYVIIEFDNGSRGMLDLCMFAEGSKNEQEISVVGDGGKGEAFVPESIVRWGTRVGGREGVQTLQASDDRIQYDGLHHGSSYLEHLNFLSAVRAKGAQAPAVNLHDGLISVAIGVAGQLSIEKGRFVTIEEVINE